From the Leishmania braziliensis MHOM/BR/75/M2904 contig, possible fusion of chromosomes 20 and 34 genome, the window ATGGGAAAGAGAACCATAAAGACGAGTAACAGGTCGTGAGGGTGCAGGaagagaggtagagagacAGGGCAGAAGACAACCACAGAAcaaggaaggagggaaagagaaaacacgATGAGGGgcccacagagagaagacgaaaagagagaggataCCCACAACAACTTAGAGACGGAGAGGCAAACACCTCCATCATAGTCAAGAGAAATACACCCACTCTTCGATAGGGTGGAGAAGTATATctggagacggcggcgggTAGGAGGGTGCACGAGTAAGCAgatgggggcgggggagggaaaaagggacgacacacacgcatacatacaAAATGACAAAAGAAACATAGACATTGCCAAATCGAAGCTCAACGCAAAGAACACCCACAAGTGTGGCGAAATGtgtgagaggagagaaacaaaacCCCATGGCAAGATCAGCGAGCAAGAGAAACggcacccctcccctactgcaacaaaaaaaaactacTAAGCGATGGAAAGAAGGTGAAGGGTGGTGTCACTGGAaaagcaccaccaccacacacacacacgcacacgcccgtCCGCATGGAAATACAAGGCCTAAGCGCAAGttcgagcagctgcaacaACGCGAAGGCTGCTCAAAAGCGAGGTatgaaaggaaagagggataAGCGAGCTGGGTTGCACGCACATGCCGTTGGAACTGCACTACAGAAACTCCGATATTgtcgctctgtgtgtgtcacTCAAACTTATCAACCGACTGACCAACACTCGGGAGTTCATCTTCTCTCGCAGACGTCCCTCTATTTCTCCCACGCGGCTCCATGCAACATGTCCGCCTGAAACTCTCCATCACAGTAAGAGAGTTCAAATCTACAAACTTTCCgctccttccttctcctaCTGTGAATCAAAGAAGAACCGTTACTAAAGACTTAGGGCGCGaaaacacgcgcgcaccTACAGGTgtgtacacacacgctggCGTGAGTGACGCTGCTATGAACAAGAGAGAAACCAACACTGAAAGCAAAACGGAAAAAATAGAAAgacaaagaaagaaagagttGCCGCTACGCAACTCcgttccctcccctcttctacCTCTGCTGCTCAGCTGGCCTCCTGCCTTTCAAACCCCAGGCATACGCAAAAGCGGTGAAACGAGTGGTTTCGTCGAAAAGAAGGACAGAAAACcggaagaagggggagggggacggcaGATGAAAACAACAGTCGATTAAGTCGTCCACCTTGTGAGAAACGGCGCTTTCTGTTATTCCCTTTATGAGTCCCGTGAAGTGGTTCatccgacacacacacacacacacacacactctctctctctctctaggcATCAGCAGCCCGAATTTGTTCACGAGACTCTGGGCGTGTTTGTCTGTAGCGCTTCTCTTCCCGTTGGTGTGTAGCCACATCAACCTTTCGAAAGCGATTAGGGGACACCACAGTGTTCAACAACTTCAAAAAAAGGGTGCAACAAGTGGAAGTGGCGAATACAGACCGACTGAGAGAGTTAGCCAGGCGAGCGGATGTCTTATCCGCCTCCAGCTTCTGAACAACGATGTAACAACGAAAGAACAACCCAGGTTGAAAACAGCAAAACGCGCCTgttctgctccaccagcaaACAAGTCACCATACAGAACTGATGagtgaaaagaaaggcgagatgaggcagcagcacagggaTGCCAACGCACCTCGTATTTGCCTCTCCGTTCGCCACCTCCTACTCTGCAATGGAGTCATTCTCCGCCATGGAGCATGAGGTCAAGTGGAGCACGACCACCCCCGACCCTGCCACAGGCGCCCATCGCCGGGTGCGAAGCAGGGCTAGacacgcggtgcagcagtgcgccgaccccATCATCTGAGCACGCCCACCACCGCTAACTCCACCCACCCGCTGTGCCGGTCGCCGCCTGGCGCATCCCTCGAggtggctcaggctccccacccgtaggcagcgaggaccgGGCCGGGCACCTTCAAGCTGTACTGACGCCTCGCCCGTCATACGGATGGTACAGACGTGCTCGCTGTCGCGGCTCGctgcgacgcagcgccatccacagCCTGACCGCTGGCATCAGCAGTGGTAAAGCGCTCCGACCTCCCCACAtcgtaggtgcttggcccATCTACCACCAGACGTGGCTCCGCATCGGCAGAGACAGGGGAAGCGGCCGCTTGGCCTCTCCGCACGCACAGAGTGGGGGCACTGGACTCTGGATACCGCCACGCGCTGGGGGGTTCCTCCATCATCAGGGCAGAAAGGTGGGCTTTTTTAAAAGCAGCAAAGGACGAGCAACatgaaaggagagaggcgacaCCGCAGGCGATTGGTTGACCGCAACACATAGAGACACCCGAAGGACAAAGTAAGCGGGGTGGGGccgcggaagaggaggcagaagATGACGGCAAGATGAgtccctccacacacacacacatacacacgcaaCGGCTCCAGAAAGCATCTACCAAGAAAGGACTCTGTaaggcaagaaaaaaaggaccCGTATCTTCGGTATCTGCACTGTCAGCACACCTCATCGGATGACCCCTCAGCACATTACCGCCCGATATATTCGCCCACGCAGTTACATTATGCTCTGCATTTTGCATTAATGCTTGCTGATTCGATGTCTTCTCCAGAAAAGAAGGCAAGCTCCACAAAGATAAGAGATTAAGAGGTGCATAGGCCACAtaacgaaaaagagaagcaccgCAGAACGTAGCGCCTGTCATCCGCCCAGCATGTACGTAGGCGTGTCATCGCTTCCTCGGCATATACCCACATGCCGCTCGCACGTACAGACACACGTGCGGTTAAAGTGCGTTGATAGACTCATACAAGGTAGCACCATCTAAAACTCCTagagtgtatgtgtgtactGAAACAAACTCCAAAACCACCATCCATCAGCATCGACCCGTTACGGGGAAACATAGGGAGGACGCCCATCTTCATCCACAATGAAGCAACTGAGAAGAaactcccttctctctttttcgtgtGTTACTTGAGACCCGTTGCAACGCCGATGGGGTCCAGCAAAGCGGTGATGACCTTGCGAACTTCGTCGACGGTTTGGTTGGCGTTAATCATCGAGTACACGCCCTCCTTGGTGAAGTAGTCCACAAGAGGACGCGTCTCCTGCTTGTAGATGCCCAGGCGCTTCTCGCACACGTCGTGGCGATCATCGGGACGCTGGTGGAGGTCCTCTCCCGTTACATCATCCTTGCCGGGGGTCCGCGGAGGGCGGAACACCTCATGATACGTGCGACCGCTCGACTTGTGAACCCATCGGCCACTCGTTCGCTCCAGGATTACCTCGTCCGGAACGCTGAAATCGATCACCTTGTCTATCTTCTCCCCGGCGTCCTCCATCATTTTCGCCTGCTTCAGCGTCCGCGGATAGCCGTCTAGGATGTAGCCGTAGCGGCACTCAGGGTTCTTGATGCTATCCTTCACAATTCCGAACACGATGTCGTCACTGACAAGTTTTCCAGAGTCCATTGCGCCTTTTGCAAGTTTCCCATTCGTAGTATtccgcgccaccgcgtcacGAAGCATATCGCCCGTCGATAAGTGGCACAGGCCGTACCGCTCCTTCATGTACGAACTCTGCGTACCTTTACCGCAGCCGGGGGCGCCCATGAGCACGATCTTCATGATTGGCACAAGATGGGCGGGGTAGATAGTAAGTtgagaacaaaaaaaaaaagaagatcCTTTCAGATCGATTGCGGCGTTGGCACACAGAAAGCGGCAGTCAGAGCGCGTGGAAACGTGGGATGCAGCTGTGTAGCAGCAGTAGACGATGTGGAGAGCGCAACGTCAGAGCGTCAGGGATGAGTaaaaagaagaaacacgACAAGGAAAGAGTGAGACTTAGCGAGAAAAAGACAAGCAGCACAGAAGTTAAAGCGTGAGCTTCGATCAACGCAGTAGCGCAGACACGCCCTGGAGGAGTCTCTCCGTTGCCCCTCACTGCAGCAAGGCAGTTGGCTTGCACAGAAGGCGCATCCCCTGCTGGTGGTGTGGTGCGACGAGGGGCGGAGCGGCTACGAGTTGAACAGCAGTTTAGGCTGGCGAGAAAGATTGCGAAAGTGAAGAGGCAAGGCGCGCAAGACACATGTGCGTGGTAGTGCTGTGCTAAATTTGCACTAAGCATGCTTGTTACTGTTCGCCTGCGCATACGCCAGAAGCGCAGGTGTTGAAGAGACCAGCGaacaaaacgaaaagggTATAAACTGCCCACCCCCTCATGCCTACGCACAAGAAATGGGCTAGACAGTGTGTGCATCTGTACCTGCGTGGCACGGAGGGGGAAAAGTGAAAGATTCGAAGGGGGCAGCCGgagccggagggcgtggaTCTACTCTAATTGAGAAAAAAGGGCGTGAGGTTCGTAGTTCATAGAAGAGGTCAGCGCAAGCAGCACTGTGAGCTCTTGCCTATCCACATGCGCTTCCTCACTCGTCATCTCATCATCCTCTCCTGCACTTCATGCGCTGCTACACGTATTGCAAGACGCCCGTTCCGTAGCGGCGAACCAGCTCCTCCGTCGACAGAGGCGGAAACAGCGCATTGCGGATCGCCATGAGACGATCATATCTGGGGTACCCGGCGTGATGCTGCGGTCCCGACTTGGGGTTATTTGGAGCTGCCCATGGAATAACACAGCACCGGTCGCAGCAGTCGTTTGCGTAGCAGCGAATCTTAATGGATCCAAATGTCAGGTACAGCTGTGCGAAGGTTGCCTTGTGACTCCTGTGCAGACGAATGCAGTACTTGTTCTGCTTCTGCATGACGTAGTAGGCTCGAATGGAGTCCTCGTAGTGCGCGTTGATGCGCTCTGGGGTGATGGGGTTTGTCGCTGAGAGTGCGCTCCACGCTTCCTCTACTGGTGGGGTTCTCACAACAGAGCATGCACCGCCGTACTCTGGCGCTATACACCAAAACACCTCCGCAAGCAACCTCCTTGTCTCTGCATCCTCGACTCGCACCCGGATACTTCGTGGCATGGAAGGAAGCGGCACGTCAAAAGGGCTGCTGGTGGTCTGCGCAGACGCTtctgcaacggcagcagtgaTCGCAACCTCGTCACGAAGGAGTCGGAAGGATGAGCTTGCCGCTGTCACCTGTGTTGCTCCTCCGTTGTGCGAGCACGGCAGTGTTGAAGCATCTCGCACGATGCAGGCGAGCTCCATAACCCATGCACTCACCACGTCCCTTGCTGAAGAACTGGGAGAAGTGGGCCCgctcatcgccgccgccgccgctcgcacTTGCGGAGGTacgagcggagagagaaactcTTTCAGTGCAACTGATGTCAGCTCCGTAGCACCCGGCAACACAGGCAGCAGAAAGCGAAAATGCATCGCTAAGTTCTGGACCAAATACCGCTGCGTTTTGCAAGTCGAAACGTCTgcggcgaggaagaggctctgcagcacgagcggtgctgcactgcctaCTCGGCTATCCGGAAGGGCGATGCCCAGCTGCcggagctgctcctccagcaagTCATCCCCAGCTCCGCTCGCCAACGCACTTGACTGCACAGCGTTAGATGCCTTGACGTTATATGGTAGACGAAAGGCGCGCCACCGCGTGTACACACCGAAGTCcacgcaccgcagcaggAGGTTGGAGACCTTTCGAGCGtcctcactcctctctcgcgcggGGCCACCCAACGGGAGagatgctgccgccgccgcctcttcgtCGCGGAGTCGCGAACGAAGTCGAGTCATGAAGGTGTGCATCTCTCGCACTGACTCTATCGCCGCCCTGTCAGCTAGACGAAAGTGCACGTGAAAGCTGAGCTTCAGCTGCTCCAAGGAGACCGGCTCTGAGGGTGAATCCGAATGGCGCCCTGTTTGAAGGCTGCTCGTCAGCACCAGACATTCGGCCACCGTTGTTTTGAGCTCAGTCTCTACCTCGCGTCGAAGAGCGGTGAGAATTGTgagcagcaccttctccacaGCCTCGGCGGAAAAGGCGGTCACCGACGtcacctccttcccttcgCCATAGCTCTGCACGAGCAAGGCATCACTTGGGTCGTCATGTTCCGGGTCGTACGAAAAATCCACATCGAAGTAAGGATCCACCGGGCACGCCTCATCCACCAGCGCGTACAAGTTTCGATCTTGCCTGTGGGGTATAGCGTTGACGAAATCGGCAATGGCACTGCCACGGATAATGGGTGCCGAAGGCTCCACAGCTGATTCATCGATGTCAAGCACGTTAGCACTCCATCGTGGAAGAACGTTGAACAGTTTACTTCCTGAGCCCCCTCTCCGGTCCAgtgcgagagggagaaggccACGATGGGCGCCGTAACCACgggccgccagcgcctcAATGCGTGTAGGGTAGAAGGACGCGTAAAGACGAAGGGGGTTCGGGACACGTAGCTCCAGCGATTTGGGTGGTGATGAGGATGTCTCTTTCGACGGCAGTACCGTTGAACTTCCGCCGCGGAGATGCTGAGGACTGCGCCAGTAGCGATCCGCTGGCACACCAACAGCGGCCCACGCGTCGCTCATCACCTGAAAGACTGAGTCATCGACCACGTCAATTAGGGCGTTGAGTCGgtagtcgctgctgcgcgggtTGATGGCGTTTCCACGAGGGCCAGAGAGTATGAACAGCGGATTGATGGAGTTGCAGAACTCGCTGTCTTTGAGACTGGTGTCCTCACGACTTGCTCTGAGCACACTAACAGTGgagggcgcagcagcagacgcgctCTCCTCGATTCGAGCAACCTTTTGTGCAGACATGGTAACCTCACCGGGGTGCTGCCGCGAGAGGGCGAGCGAACGCAGAACCGAAGGAAAAACGAAGAGGGCACAAAAGCACAGTGATAATGACGCCTCCCTCACAGCCCACAGCGCTGGGTCAGTGCGTGAAATCGGATACACCGAGTGGCACCGTCTGGGTGACCAAGGTAACCTTCGAAAGCACGGAGCAAGACAGTAAAGAGTGAACCAGCGTGGACATCCTCACACGACCACAAGCAGCCACCTCAGTCCAAGTAAGGTGACAACCggaaggcgaggaagggagagggcgtaagaaagaaaagaggacaAGTGCACGCGTGATAGTGTCTGTAAGTTGATGCTGTACATAGCACATTCACGGAGAAGCACTACGAGATGCTTCGCTTGCAGTATCGACACGTTAAACATACGCGCCAGCTCGCTTCACGAACGCATCCGTTCTGCAATGCTGTTCACCGCACGGCGTGATGAACGTgttctgtgtgtatgtgtatgtgggggtgggtgggtgggtgggtgaatGAGTCGGTGCTTCGTCGAAGTTTTTGAGAACTCCTGAATCGCTTTTCCGAGAAGACGGAGCAAAAGAGCACGAGAGGCACAAATACACAAAAACGGAAAAAATGTCGAACACAGACGCACCACGCACGCATACAGAGAATGGAGGatgacgagagagagagagggagacagcaCTGGCCCACTCGTGACGAACAGCTGAGAGACACATCCACGCCGGCACTTCACCCCAAGCCATCTGGCTTCAGCAGTTTGCTCAGTTGCAAAAAGAATGACCAGTCCATCAGTGTCGACAAGGCAGAAGTAGCAGCAAGAAGAGAAGTAGGCACGAGAAGATAGCAGAACAACAGCCATGACAAAGAACATCACGGCACATGAAGGAATCGCCATAAGGTAACAGTTAAGCCAAGTAAGGGGATGTGTCGCCCACACACATCAGCCCACTCTTCCAGGTCCTCATCCCGCCCACCTGTTCTCAACTACGCTGCCCAACTGACATGGTCAACCATCATCTCGTAAAGCGATCAGGTTCCGCTCAGCTGACAAGCACGTAAACTGCACCTTCAGCGCCGAAAAGCTCAACGTGGCGAGCGCGGCTGCCTCGATCTTGACTTCCGTCTCCTCACACCTCTCGTTATCCAGCTCATTGCTGCAAATAGCCCCCCTCACCAAGTCAATGCGAGCGTCAATGTAGTTGCCGGAGATGAGTGCGGTCGCCGTCTCTGCAATTTCCTCGGATGACTCGAACCCCAAATCCACGGCCGCGTCAGCCATGAGTGTCGTTCGCCGCACACGCAGGTAATGGAAACACAAACTGCGCCTCACATATtgcagcagcttcttcgCGACAGAGGCTTGCACGTGCGGTTCACGGGTCAAGTGGCGCGTTGCTGCTTCTTGAGCGCACCTCCAAGCCACTCCCAGCTGTCCACGCCACAGGGCGTCGAGAAGGCTGGTGAGCTCGCCACAACCCTCATAGACTTCCCGAAACTCTACGCACGTGCGCAACTGTGTGAGAGCCACGTGAAGCGGAAGAGTGCCAACGGCCGACAGCACAACAAGAGTGCTGAAGGACGAGGCAGGAGCAATGACGCGTGTGACCAAAGGCGCAAACTCATCCAAATAGTAAtccgaggaggtggcgcggaTGTGGTTGGAAGAGCACGGAAAAACAGCGGACATCACGCTGCACGCGCCTGACTGCATCTTGGTTCGGCCTGGGTGAGCGCCGGGGTGCTTATCGTGAGCAGTAGAATCTGGCAAGAAGTGAATATTAGGATACCGTGCGGCTCCCCAAAGACTGACACCCGTTCCGGTCCCAtcccccagcagcgccttggcACATCTTTCGAACTTTCCCAATAAACCGTCCACATAGGCGGCAACAGTGTTGAAGAATGCGCTGTACGAGAGTGTCAAGCGCCAGTATGCCTGCACCTTGGAAACCGAAGCCGCCGATGCATCGTGTGATAAGTGTTCCGCCGCTGTGTCTCGCTCCTTCGTCTCAAGGCTGTCAAGCAGTGCCGCAGCTCGTCGCATATCGTCGTTTACTCGCGTTGACTGTAGCGCATTCTCTACTGAGGCCACGCCGCCACGGCTGGCGAAGGTTAGAACAAGGTGTAACCGCGATAGTTCTAGAGACCCGAAGATGACCGCCGGATCATCTCTCAAGGGGACACGGTCGATATTGCTTGCCGCCTCAATGAAGAAGCGCGACACGCCGTCCCAGTCGCCAGTGGCGGCCGCCTGACGCATTAGGTCGAGATATGGTCCCACCAACGCAAGTGCCTCTCTCAGACAAATAAATCGGTAGCCATCGTACCCGTCCCGCGCAGCGTGTGAGCAGGAGGCAGCCGCGGTGAAGCTCCACGGGTCATCGTCACTGAGGTGCCACCACTGCACCAGCGTCGCTGTTCCGCTTCGCTTTCTGTCGTAGACATCGGCGGCGCGTATGACAGCGGGTACCCCGGCGTTTCGTGCATCCATCATGAGTATCTCCTGCCTATTAGCCACAGCCTCGGAGAGCGCACGAGCCCGCTGCGTAACACGCCTTTTAACGACCTCCATGACATCAGTTCCACACTCCTGTAACCATTCTTCGTTCCCCTGCTTGCGACCCCACTGCTCGAGAGCTTCCACCTCGCTCGGGTTGCAACTTTGACGTGAGAGGTACTGAAGCAACAGTGAAAGTGCCGCTTGTGTCTCACCCTTGTCGGAGCTAGCTAAGACACTGGCGCTAAGGCGCGCGTATGTCTGCAGGCACGGCATCACCATGGTGTAAACCGTCATGGCGTCAGTAATGCGCCGCACTCTTTCAGTCCATTCAGAGAAACACCTGCAGAAGCCCTTGGTTCTTGCTGCCAATCACGACGACTGAGAGAGCTGATTGACATATGTTTACAGGAGCTGGGATACTGTTTGGTAACTGTGCCGCGAGAGCGCGCGATGTCCTACGCTCTCCTACCTCGAATACGAAATGAGGTCTTGTATGCGGTGCACTGATATCCAGTAAAATGCCTACCAACGTAAAAGCAGGAGGACCAAGCAATGCTACtaaagggaaagagaggaccACATGTAACTGTTCTCGCGCACGTGTGCTCACAAACACAGAGAGTGGTGGTGTGCGAAAAGAGAGCGGTAAGGGAAGGAAGCCATGAGCACACGAAGAGAGTCTGCGGGGAGCAAGGACTCTTATGGTGTTGATGCACGCAACGCCTGTGACACCACCGACAAGGTCAgttgttttcccttttacTGCAGAACAGCACACATGCAACGTTGAAGTGGAAAGAAAGACAGGAGAAGAGTGACCTTTCATTTTGCCAAGCAGCTTCACGCTCGCCTACAtagatacacacacacacacacacacacacacacgcacacagcacaGAGGCATGAGGCTTGTACAGATACAGACATACGTACATCCATGGGCAATCTTTCTACAGATGATGATGCGTAAAAACTGCCTTCCCCACTATGTCTTCTTGCACTTGAGATGGCAAGAGAACTTCTCTCTCGGAGAGCACGACAAAACGCTGTACTCTGAAAGAGCCCGGTCACAAAGCACGAGGATGCAGCGGTGTTAAAAGGACGTCAAATCCGCCAACGAGCATTCCTTCTCCTTGCACACGAGTAAGACCACGGTCTTCCCTTTGAATCACCAACAAAGCTGCATACAGCTGCTCCGTCTCAGCCTCCCCTACCAAAAGAAAAATAGTGGAAGGATAAACATGCACTGCTAAGAGAGAGTAGAGAATGGCCTGTGAAATATGACATACGACGCTGCGTGAGAATCTCAACCCGAAGGCGTCCTCACATCCCCCTTCCATTCCCCTCTTGAGCTGCTCACCGCCCAGGCTGTGCCTCATCGCTTCTGGATACCACACTACACACGTGCCTCCCTCTGCATATAGGTATGCCACTATACGTATACCGGCATATCAGTCGGTACAAGAAAGTATCCATGGGTGATACAACGCCGAAAACAACAGAAACAGCATGGCGCAAATCAAATGACACCAAGCAGAGGCAACTCAACTCTGTCGTTGCAAATGAGCCTCCCGTACTGAGAGTAGAGAAGCCGTGAAGGCACGAGGTTATCCGAGagccacacccacacaactGTGAACACAGTACTGAGAAGGACGAGTAGGGGAAACGACGAAGAGAAAGCCTTCGCTGTGGTAGTACACATTAACCGTCATCGTAGCGGTGAAGATAACAGTAGTACCAACGATATCTCATTCAAATGTCTGAGCGACGGCAGTCTGACGCCGCGCGGTGCATCTTTGccccagcagctgcgacacacacgcaacaccCTCGCCTTTCACCGTTGCCTGGGGTCAGTGCCTTGCCACAAAAACGCTGTGATGTGCAAGGCAGTGGAGGACGTGTGTGCTTGAGCGGGCAGCCTGAGCGACTCATCGTCGTCTGgagtgcgcagcagcgctcactTCGGAGGGTGCACGGCAGTGCGAAGTGGCGCCCGTGATCACAgtgaggaaagagaggtgcagcgcgcgctcCACAGCTCCCGTGCACGCCAAGACGCACGCAGGTCCTTGCTGGCGTCCGCCGACTCCCTCCAACAATGCAGGCTAGATCACCGCAGCTGGGCTTGGGCAATCGGCccggcgagcagcacaggcgcacactcgcaaccggcgctgcggcgcgcgtGAGAAAGCGCCGGCCGAGCCAGGGGCCGCCAGAGAGAAGGCAAGAGCGGCAGGTGGCGTGCAGCGCGGGCGTCCACacgtgccgctgcggtgcccaGGCTCGGCTTCTTTTGCATCTCAAATGCGAGCGTCTCCCACAGCGGTGCCACTCCCCCCGCACACATCATAGggcctgcagtggcggcttGGCAGGTCCATGCCTGCATGGAAGCACTCCGTGCTCGGCTGCCACACTCTCGCGTTGCAGCAGTTGCTGCTGGTACGTAAATGCACGCCGCCTCCCTGACGTGCCACCCACCAAAGAGGAGCGAAAAAGCGCAGTGCGAGGGAGCAAAGGGAAAGCAGCCAAGGGCGAAGAGgacagaggggaaggggcacGACTCCGAAGTGCGTTCAAGAGCGGCGGCCAGGCAACACATGAGACCAcaacacccctccccctcggtCGCAGCCCAGTGCGTGCCTGCAAGCAAGACGCAAGGAATACGCACGCGTAGACTGCCCCCTGCGCTCGTGGAAGGCCATGCACCCGCCACAGAGGGAAGTGCCGCGCGAAACGCAGACACGCaaaagcaagagagggaagggggaagggtgaggaaagaaaaaaaaggaggatACACACCGGCGCCcaagagggggaagaggaggcagctTGCCTTTACGCACCACTGTGACTTGCGGCACCGAGGTTCTCAGCCACGCAAGTCAAAGCGCAGTGATTCAATGGAAAACAAAGCGGTCCCTCAGCACACGCAACCATCGCAATaaacagagagggaagagcgcCAGAACGCAAGCAGGGCGCAttcccacacacgcacccaaCGCTCTCTCACTGGCGTGGGCCCCATTTCCGCGGACGAGCATCCCCCGACCAGGTGTCCCCCCCGCTCGCGCTCCCGATAGGGCTGCCCACAAGCAGGGAGACCTACGcatcccccttctccaccacccAAGGCTCTCCGGTTGTGGTGGGTAGCCAaggtggtgggtggggcaGAAGCAAACGCCTACAGTGACTCGGCTCCACGATATCTGAAATGAGGAGGAGACCAGGCTGGGGAAAAGAGACGACAAGCGGCTGGTGAGGGATGCCGTCGGAACGGTGCAGAGGGCGATGACTCACTCCTCGGCACCGCATCCTTTTTTACAATCGCGCTTGCCCCCTCCACTCCCGCGGAGAGCCTCCACAGAACGAAGAAAATGTGTGGTATTTGTACTATAGAGGTGGTAAATCGCACAGCGCCCCAGTCAATCGAAACAGTTGGGCA encodes:
- a CDS encoding putative adenylate kinase; the encoded protein is MKIVLMGAPGCGKGTQSSYMKERYGLCHLSTGDMLRDAVARNTTNGKLAKGAMDSGKLVSDDIVFGIVKDSIKNPECRYGYILDGYPRTLKQAKMMEDAGEKIDKVIDFSVPDEVILERTSGRWVHKSSGRTYHEVFRPPRTPGKDDVTGEDLHQRPDDRHDVCEKRLGIYKQETRPLVDYFTKEGVYSMINANQTVDEVRKVITALLDPIGVATGLK